Proteins encoded within one genomic window of Brassica rapa cultivar Chiifu-401-42 chromosome A09, CAAS_Brap_v3.01, whole genome shotgun sequence:
- the LOC103840306 gene encoding uncharacterized protein LOC103840306, producing the protein MGTVCSSGFKDDGHDHDDKKLTHHHDKKLRSTVDDDDDKSRGFSGKLKSMTRRKTSDPYYSDHYGSSRRKSSKPNDNHVNFSGELGPVPPLRSDSTKFMQRNSFLGRAGVMGLEKAVGVIDTLGSSMSGMNPVNGFHSGVLSSSRGRKVTILAFEVANTIAKGAALLQSLSEESLKLMKKDMLRSKGVKKLVSTDTIELQILAASDKREELDLFSGEVIRFGNMCKDLQWHNLDRYFNKLDTENSEHIVLKDEAETAMHELVTLARFTSELYHEWQALDRFEQDYRRKLAEVESLNLSRRGESIVILQNELKQQRKLVRSLKKKSLWSRNLGEIIEKLVDVVCYIRQTIVEVFGNNGLKANEGKQGRERLGEAGLSLHYANLIQQIDSIASRPSSLPSNVRDTLYNALPVYVKTALRPRLQSLDPDEELSVSEIKAEMEKSLKWLVPFATNTTKAHQGFGWVGEWANSKIEFGKSKSENNGNPTRLQTLHHADKPKVDSYVLELVVWLHRLIKSSKKRVHGVKLPETTNHGSQPNNITISNTQLSLSPDFTYKKQLSLEDRMLLDSVKSIRFGPNLSKSQEFVGLKKKKKNKKGIKIWALSRSTGNSPKVNLSGTNSSSDLDVLDGLNFAFRQAV; encoded by the exons ATGGGAACTGTTTGTTCATCTGGTTTCAAAGATGATGGTCATGACCATGATGATAAGAAGCTGACTCATCATCATGATAAGAAGCTGAGATCCAccgttgatgatgatgatgataagtcAAGAGGTTTCTCTGGGAAGCTCAAGTCCATGACAAGAAGAAAGACCTCTGATCCGTATTATTCTGACCATTACGGTAGCTCAAGGAGGAAAAGCTCCAAGCCTAATGACAACCACGTCAACTTTTCCGGTGAACTCGGGCCCGTGCCTCCGTTAAGATCAGACTCTACCAAG TTTATGCAGAGGAACTCGTTTCTGGGAAGGGCAGGGGTTATGGGGCTAGAGAAGGCGGTTGGAGTAATAGACACGCTAGGGAGCAGCATGTCTGGTATGAACCCGGTCAACGGGTTCCACTCGGGTGTTCTATCGTCGTCTCGTGGTCGCAAAGTCACTATATTGGCATTCGAAGTGGCCAACACGATAGCTAAAGGTGCTGCTTTGCTTCAATCCCTCTCTGAAGAGAGTCTCAAGCTTATGAAAAAGGATATGTTGCGTTCCAAGGGTGTTAAGAAGTTGGTTTCTACTGACACCATAGAGTTGCAAATTCTTGCTGCTTCTGACAAAAG GGAGGAACTTGATCTTTTCTCTGGAGAGGTTATAAGGTTTGGCAATATGTGCAAAGACCTACAGTGGCACAATCTTGATAGATATTTTAACAA GCTTGACACAGAGAACTCGGAGCATATAGTGCTCAAAGATGAGGCAGAGACAGCGATGCACGAGCTCGTCACTCTTGCCCGTTTCACTTct GAATTATATCACGAGTGGCAAGCTTTGGATAGGTTTGAACAAGATTACAGGAGAAAGCTCGCAGAAGTGGAGTCTTTAAACCTTTCTAGGAGAG GAGAGAGTATCGTCATCTTACAAAATGAACTGAAACAACAGAGGAAACTCGTGcggagcttgaagaagaagtCGCTCTGGTCCCGGAATCTGGGAGAG ATCATTGAGAAGCTTGTGGATGTGGTTTGCTATATACGTCAAACGATTGTGGAAGTTTTTGGCAACAACG GTCTAAAAGCCAATGAAGGGAAGCAGGGAAGAGAACGATTAGGTGAAGCCGGTCTTTCGTTGCACTATGCTAATCTAATCCAACAAATTGATAGTATT gCGTCTCGACCTTCATCACTTCCTTCTAATGTAAGGGACACGCTGTACAATGCATTACCTGTTTATGTCAAGACAGCTCTTCGTCCTCGCCTACAATCTCTTGATCCTGATGAAGAG CTTTCAGTATCTGAGATCAAAGCTGAAATGGAGAAGTCGCTTAAATGGCTTGTCCCATTCGCCACAAACACCACCAA GGCACATCAAGGCTTCGGGTGGGTGGGCGAGTGGGCAAATTCAAA GATAGAGTTTGGGAAGAGTAAAAGCGAGAACAACGGGAATCCAACACGGCTTCAGACACTTCACCACGCGGATAAACCAAAAGTTGATTCGTATGTACTTGAACTCGTTGTATGGCTTCATCGACTAATAAAGTCATCAAAGAAACGAGTTCACGGCGTTAAGCTTCCAGAAACCACCAACCATGGCTCTCAGcccaacaacataaccatctcCAATACGCAACTATCTCTCTCCCCTGACTTCACCTATAAAAAACAACTCTCTCTAGAGGACAGGATGCTGTTGGACAGTGTAAAAAGCATAAGATTTGGTCCTAACCTAAGTAAGAGCCAAGAGTTCGTCggcctgaagaagaagaagaagaacaagaaaggaATCAAGATATGGGCGCTGAGCAGAAGTACAGGTAACTCTCCAAAAGTCAATCTTTCAGGTACGAACTCTTCTAGTGATTTGGATGTCCTTGATGGTTTGAATTTCGCTTTCCGACAAGCGGTTTGA